The genomic segment GGCAGATGCCTATCCACAGAAGACTCCCAAAACGTGGATTTACTTCTATATTTCATAAGGATTTCTTCCCAATCAACCTCAGAGACATAGAGAAAAGCGGGTTGACCGGCAACATAGATGCCAAAATTATGGTTGAATCGAAGATTCTTGATAACGAGAGCTCTCTTTTCAAGATTCTAGGAACCGGTGAGATCACAAAAGCTGTTCATATAATAGCAGATGGATTCTCCGCTTCTGCTAAGGAAAAGATAGAGAAAGCAGGCGGTTCCATTAAACTTCGCTCTGAGTTAGCTTCTAAAGAAGCTTAATCCGAGTCGTTTTCGACCGTTTGGAAGACCGATTCTTTTATTTTGTAGAGGGACTCAATACTTGAGTCCCTTTTGCCCGAAAGGGGAATGACCAAGGACTAAGGAAAGAGAACAAAGCCGCATGCTGACTTCGATTGCAAATATTTTCAAAATTCCAGAGTTGAGGAACAAGGTTTTCTTTACTCTTGGCATGCTCTTACTCTTCCGTCTCGGAACTCATATTACTATTCCTGGTATCGATCCTAAAGTAGTTTCTGCAATTGCTTTGGATGCAAACGCAGCCGAAGGTCTTGTAGGAATGTTCGATATGTTTGCTGGAGGAGCTCTTCTAAACTTCTCCATCTTCGCATTAGGGATCATGCCTTATATTTCTTCTTCCATCATTATGCAGTTAGTGATGGTTCTTGTGCCTTCTTTACAAAAACTTCAAAAAGAAGGAGAAGAAGGTCGTAAGAAGATCAGCCAATACACTAAATACGGAACTATCCTACTTTGTGGAGTTCAGTCTTTAGCAGTTATCCGTTTGGCTCAACGTTGGTCTTATGGAGCGGACAATGCACCTGCTCTTCACCCAGGTTTGATCCACTCTTCTGTTGAATCTTGGTTCTTCTTTATCGCTCTATTATCCATCACTACTGGAACAGTTCTTTTAATCTGGTTAGGTGAACAAATCACTGAGAGAGGGATCGGTAACGGTATTTCTCTTTTGATCTTCGCTGGTATCGTAGGACGTCTTCCAGTTTCCGTAGCTCAGTTGTTCCGTGAGAACTTCGTAGACGGACTGAACATTATCATTCTTCTTCTTTTATTCATCCTGCTCATCGCGTTAACTGTTCTTCTTACTCAAGGTGTCCGTAAGGTTCCTTTACAGTATGGAAAACAAATGGTGGGAAGAAAGATGGTCCAAGCTAAGTCTCAAAGCATTCCTTTCAAAGTGAATGGCGCGAGTGTAATGCCTATCATATTCGCTTCTTCTTTATTACTTTTTCCTCAAACGATTATCCAACAGATATCCGAGCTTCCTAATTGGGCGGGTTGGGTTCTTTTATTGGATTATCTGAACCCATTCTCTCAGACTTGGTATCACGCTGCGTTCTACTTCTTTGTGTATATCGCACTTATCGTGTTCTTCGCATATTTTTATACTGCGATCCAATTCAACCCTGGAGAACTTGCGGAGAATCTTCGTAAGTATAATGGATTCATTCCTGGAATTCGTCCAGGTTCTCATACTAAGGAATACATTGAGAAGGTCCTAAACAGGATCACTCTTCCTGGTGCAGTTTTCTTAGCAGGACTTGCATTAGCTCCTTATAT from the Leptospira saintgironsiae genome contains:
- the rplO gene encoding 50S ribosomal protein L15; this translates as MSKERIKAALAFGKERTEKGDKPAGNTIPVPAGSTKNKKRLGRGIGSKTGKTGGRGSKGQYARNTVRRGFEGGQMPIHRRLPKRGFTSIFHKDFFPINLRDIEKSGLTGNIDAKIMVESKILDNESSLFKILGTGEITKAVHIIADGFSASAKEKIEKAGGSIKLRSELASKEA
- the secY gene encoding preprotein translocase subunit SecY — protein: MLTSIANIFKIPELRNKVFFTLGMLLLFRLGTHITIPGIDPKVVSAIALDANAAEGLVGMFDMFAGGALLNFSIFALGIMPYISSSIIMQLVMVLVPSLQKLQKEGEEGRKKISQYTKYGTILLCGVQSLAVIRLAQRWSYGADNAPALHPGLIHSSVESWFFFIALLSITTGTVLLIWLGEQITERGIGNGISLLIFAGIVGRLPVSVAQLFRENFVDGLNIIILLLLFILLIALTVLLTQGVRKVPLQYGKQMVGRKMVQAKSQSIPFKVNGASVMPIIFASSLLLFPQTIIQQISELPNWAGWVLLLDYLNPFSQTWYHAAFYFFVYIALIVFFAYFYTAIQFNPGELAENLRKYNGFIPGIRPGSHTKEYIEKVLNRITLPGAVFLAGLALAPYIIIRFLNLGTNSGGGSLVYTFGGTSLLIMVGVALETLKQLESQLLMRNYDGFLKKTKIKGRS